A section of the Oreochromis niloticus isolate F11D_XX linkage group LG9, O_niloticus_UMD_NMBU, whole genome shotgun sequence genome encodes:
- the LOC106096734 gene encoding ZP domain-containing protein: MGRISNNYIPPHYHIMVVVDNYNSRTHYNYSCTMVVVVGSTTAAPTTTTAAPTTTTAAPTTTTTAPTTTTTAPTTTSWWWWTTTAAPTTAAPWWWWWGSTTAAPTTTTAAPTTSTAAPWWWTTGRPLQATSPPLSKLPLQFSFLVDPPAPSCQEGLYLPQFVHPTPAHGQRIHAEVNKEVEIRIKAQASYAAIQDIIMSGPMNMTKHRTAHNEFVLRWTPFSSDLGDYFPVCFAVESATGSAVTSFPGNTHSHNHGTPTSQSGAYQSEMRCVILKVGTEEIKTKVTCSESEMRVEVEKSSLRGLREDQLRLSEPSNTLCSLERYSNSTHIIGIIPLNACGTQIEEDEEHLIFKNEITTVDDSSALITRKHNLEVEFYCQYPKKGNVSLGFTAHRKNVEVFDKGFGTFTYQFEFYPDNQFRTIIDPSSYPLEYDVGQKIYMEIDASSIVNGTEMFVESCRASPYDNPNYQPTYSIIEDGCPVDPTVMIHETDNKRQFRFCIEAFKFIGLHDQVYISCSVMMCEAGNPDSRCSQGCINSTSNDHHHSHRRKRDSAIQTATHFVSQGPLRLKRSADISMSAGNNLNLNLNLVFIAGCLLAAVAMICGVLLYRAKMSKVKYQRLALSDS; encoded by the exons ATGGGTCGCATATCCAACAACTACATACCCCCCCACTACCAC ATCATGGTGGTGGTGGACAACTACAACAGCCGCAcccactaca ACTACAGCTGCAccatggtggtggtggtggggtcaACTACAGCCGCTCCCACTACAACTACAGCCGCTCCCACTACAACTACAGCCGCAcccactacaactacaactgcacccactacaactacaactgccCCCACTACCACATCATGGTGGTGGTGGACAACTACAGCTGCTCCTACTACAGCTGCAccatggtggtggtggtgggggtcaACTACAGCCGCTCCCACTACAACTACAGCTGCTCCCACTACATCTACAGCTGCACCATGGTGGTGGACTACGGGGAGACCGCTGCAGGCGACCTCTCCTCCCCTCAGTAAACTACCGTTGCAGTTCTCTTTCCTTG TGGATCCACCTGCTCCTTCATGCCAGGAGGGACTATACTTGCCCCAGTTTGTGCACCCAACACCTGCACACGGACAGCGCATTCACGCAGAGGTCAACAAAGAGGTGGAGATCAGAATCAAAGCACAGGCTTCATATGCAGC AATACAAGATATCATCATGAGTGGGCCAATGAATATGACCAAGCACAGAACTGCACATAATGAGTTTGTGCTTCGGTGGACGCCGTTCTCCAGCGATCTGGGGGATTATTTCCCAGTGTGCTTTGCTGTTGAATCGGCGACAGG GTCAGCAGTGACCAGTTTTCCAGGCAATACCCACTCTCATAACCACGGCACCCCGACTTCACA GTCCGGCGCCTATCAGTCCGAGATGAGGTGTGTTATTTTGAAAGTTGGAACGGAGGAAA TTAAAACCAAGGTGACCTGCTCTGAGTCTGAAATGAGAGTAGAGGTGGAGAAATCGTCCCTCCGTGGACTCCGTGAGGATCAGCTGCGTCTCAGTGAGCCCAGCAACACCCTCTGCAGCCTGGAGAGATACTCCAACAGCACTCACATCATCGGCATCATCCCTCTCAACGCCTGTGGCACTCAGATCGAG GAAGACGAGGAACATCTCATTTTCAAGAATGAAATCACCACAGTGGATGACAGCAGTGCTCTGATCACCAGGAAACATAACCTGGAAGTAGAGTTCTACTGTCAGTATCCCAAAAAGGGGAACGTGTCACTGGGCTTCACAGCACACAGGAAGAATGTGGAAGTGTTTGATAAAGGCTTCGGCACGTTCACCTACCAGTTTGAGTTTTACCCCGACAACCAGTTCAGAACCATCATTGATCCGAGTTCGTACCCTCTGGAGTATGACGTAGGGCAGAAGATTTACATGGAGATAGACGCTTCCTCCATAGTCAATGGCACCGAGATGTTTGTGGAGTCCTGCAGAGCCTCACCGTACGACAACCCCAATTACCAACCAACCTACTCCATCATTGAAGACGG GTGCCCCGTGGACCCAACTGTGATGATCCATGAGACCGACAACAAGAGACAGTTTAGATTCTGCATCGAGGCCTTCAAGTTCATCGGTTTGCACGATCAG GTATACATCAGCTGTTCAGTAATGATGTGTGAAGCAGGGAATCCCGACAGCAGGTGCTCACAGGGATGCATCAACTCCACATCAAACGATCACCACCACTCCCACCGCCGAAAGAGGGACTCTGCCATCCAGACTGCAACGCACTTCGTTTCCCAGGGTCCTCTGCGCTTGAAGAGGTCAGCAGACATCAGCATGAGTGCAG GGAACAACCTGAACCTGAACCTGAACCTGGTCTTCATCGCTGGATGTCTTCTTGCTGCTGTTGCCATGATCTGTGGAGTGCTCCTGTACAGGGCCAAAATGTCAAAGGTCAAATACCAGCGTTTGGCCTTGAGTGACAGTTAA